The Fibrobacter sp. genomic interval TGAGGTATGACCCCTCTGGGGAGCATGACTGGAGCTATTGGCAAGGCCACCACCTGGATTGGATTCGGGAAGCGTTCCCTTTCAAGAAATAATCGGGCTACCCCCTTGACAAAACGGGCTTTTTTTTCAAAATTTGGTGCACCACGCGGATGTGGTGGAACTGGTAGACACGCTAGATTCAGGTTCTAGTGCTCGCGAGGGCATGAAGGTTCAAGTCCTTTCATCCGCACTGAAGGCCCGCCGACTCGTTCGGCGGGTTTTTCTGTTTTCTTCATTCTGTTGATAACACCAGCATTGTCATGCCCGCGAAGGCGGGCATCTACTGGCGAGATCTGTGTATGGATCCTCGCCTACGCGAGGATGACGTTCCTTGAACTTCGAACCTCGAACCTGTTTCCTACATTTCAGCCCATGATTCTAGACGAAATTCCCGAAACGGAACTGCCTGGCGAGCGGGTTGTTCTTCGGGTGCTACACGAACCTGATGCGGCAGGTCTTTACCGCCTGATTGATGCTTCCCGCGAGCATCTCTCGCGGTTCCTGCCCTGGCCTCCTGATTGTAATTCCGTCGAAGACGTTATGGACCGTCTGGAAACCTGGGAGATGCAGGCCCAGATGGGTAACGGAGCCTGCTGGGGCGTTTTTGAGAAAACCGCCGGCGGGGATAGTCTTGCGGGCTGCATCTTTATCGGCTGGGTTCATCCAGAGCACCGCTCGGCCACTGTCAGTTACTGGCTTGGGCAGAACTTTACAGGTCGC includes:
- a CDS encoding GNAT family N-acetyltransferase; the protein is MILDEIPETELPGERVVLRVLHEPDAAGLYRLIDASREHLSRFLPWPPDCNSVEDVMDRLETWEMQAQMGNGACWGVFEKTAGGDSLAGCIFIGWVHPEHRSATVSYWLGQNFTGRGLATESLNLLSKFCFEALKLNRLEITASVENKASIALAKRCGFKEEGVSRDFECLRGQFHDHLRLSKLACDN